One Verrucomicrobiaceae bacterium genomic window carries:
- a CDS encoding SGNH/GDSL hydrolase family protein, which yields MNCRTLLIFVAGTLACLSQLPAAPLKTAQLLAAGKEPVRIVCIGDSITGVYYHSGGLRAYPEMLEIALKQIHPQALVSVRNAGISGDTTAGGLKRLERDVLSHRPHLVTVMFGMNDLVGTQAVAFEKHLREIILRCRGIGAEVVLCTQNSIYPSEKRPAARLAEFSQIIRDVAQSESLAVADCFATFEAVHARDTSAWNLLLSDDIHPNMAGHRLFAETIAQTITGQKTSLAGVGPPEPALRHTRARLAEGRPIHVLAMPPYDTLITSAIQHAFPQAVMQVTPWPTQGQTLAQIRAFAGKVRAMAPDLVLIAIPGAVPVGKMEAFHANYSWTMNLALSFGPQQWDVIVVVPSATNTQLPAEQMAHEKLARQLIQAQDLHMIDRREGDRSTTADLLTHWLAPHLRSTSR from the coding sequence ATGAATTGCCGCACTCTCCTCATCTTCGTCGCAGGCACGCTGGCTTGCTTGAGTCAGCTGCCTGCTGCACCGCTGAAAACGGCGCAGCTCCTTGCCGCTGGCAAAGAGCCGGTTCGCATCGTTTGCATCGGAGATAGCATCACGGGGGTCTATTATCATAGCGGTGGATTGCGTGCTTACCCGGAGATGCTGGAGATCGCTCTGAAGCAGATCCATCCGCAGGCGCTGGTGAGTGTGCGCAATGCGGGCATCAGTGGTGATACCACTGCTGGTGGCTTGAAGCGCCTGGAACGTGATGTGCTGTCGCATCGGCCGCATCTGGTCACGGTGATGTTTGGGATGAATGACCTCGTGGGCACACAGGCGGTGGCTTTTGAAAAGCATCTGCGTGAGATCATCCTGCGCTGTCGCGGCATCGGGGCGGAGGTCGTCCTCTGCACGCAGAACTCCATCTATCCGTCTGAAAAGCGCCCAGCGGCTCGGTTGGCGGAGTTTAGTCAAATAATTCGCGATGTGGCGCAGTCTGAGTCGCTGGCGGTGGCAGATTGTTTTGCGACTTTTGAGGCGGTGCATGCACGGGATACATCGGCGTGGAATCTGCTGCTGAGTGACGACATCCATCCGAACATGGCGGGGCATCGGCTCTTTGCCGAGACGATCGCGCAGACGATCACGGGCCAGAAGACATCCCTGGCTGGTGTAGGGCCGCCAGAGCCTGCGCTGCGCCACACGCGGGCTCGATTGGCGGAGGGGCGGCCCATCCATGTGCTGGCGATGCCGCCGTATGACACACTGATCACGTCGGCGATTCAGCATGCCTTTCCGCAGGCGGTCATGCAGGTCACGCCATGGCCGACGCAGGGACAGACGCTGGCGCAGATCCGTGCCTTTGCTGGTAAAGTGCGAGCGATGGCTCCTGATCTCGTGCTCATCGCCATCCCTGGTGCTGTGCCAGTGGGGAAAATGGAGGCTTTTCATGCCAATTACTCCTGGACGATGAATCTGGCGCTCAGTTTCGGGCCGCAGCAGTGGGATGTGATCGTGGTGGTGCCTTCCGCGACGAATACGCAGCTCCCCGCAGAGCAGATGGCGCATGAAAAGCTCGCTCGGCAGTTGATCCAGGCTCAAGACCTCCACATGATCGACCGCAGGGAAGGGGACAGGTCCACGACTGCTGATTTGTTGACTCACTGGCTCGCCCCTCATCTCCGATCCACCTCTCGTTAA
- a CDS encoding Gfo/Idh/MocA family oxidoreductase has product MTSRRTFLTTAALAAPAFHIFGADKDKKYRVALIGSGWWGMNILREAIASKRVKVCGLCDVHEDVASNAGDDVNGLNGDEPKLYQDFRELLAKEKPEIVIIATPDHWHALQTIAACKAGAHVLVEKPTGHTIGESQAMVKAAREAGVVVQVGLHRRIGPHHVEAMNFLKSGAVGKVGMVRVFAHSKGGLEQPKPNSKVPEGMDWDMWCGPAPLRPFNTKLHPGGWRNFLDYANGTMGDWGVHWLDQILWWSGEKGPKTVFCTGGRDIAGAPVLNEKEQTTDAPDHQVATFEFENFTAVWEHRKFAGNDSEKHGIGAYFYGEKGVLHIGWRDGWTFHPANAKDGEKHGNHQLQEPDGHNIALLWADFLEAIETGRKPVADIESAHRSSCLPMLGMLSYKAGRSIRWDAEKEQIIGDAEAAKLLRREYRGEWQYPV; this is encoded by the coding sequence ATGACCTCACGCCGCACCTTCCTCACGACTGCCGCACTCGCAGCACCTGCTTTTCACATCTTTGGAGCGGATAAGGATAAGAAATACCGCGTCGCTCTGATCGGCTCGGGCTGGTGGGGGATGAATATTTTGCGCGAGGCTATCGCATCGAAGCGGGTGAAGGTCTGCGGCCTCTGTGATGTGCATGAGGATGTGGCATCGAACGCGGGAGATGATGTGAATGGCCTCAATGGCGACGAGCCGAAGCTCTACCAAGACTTCCGCGAGCTGTTGGCCAAGGAGAAGCCTGAGATCGTCATCATTGCCACGCCGGATCATTGGCATGCGCTGCAAACCATCGCTGCATGCAAGGCTGGGGCGCATGTGCTGGTCGAAAAACCCACTGGGCACACCATCGGCGAGAGCCAGGCGATGGTGAAAGCGGCACGCGAGGCAGGAGTCGTCGTGCAAGTAGGACTGCATCGGCGCATCGGGCCGCATCACGTCGAGGCGATGAACTTCCTGAAGTCCGGTGCCGTGGGCAAGGTGGGCATGGTGCGAGTCTTTGCGCATAGCAAAGGTGGGCTGGAGCAGCCGAAGCCGAACAGCAAGGTGCCGGAGGGCATGGACTGGGATATGTGGTGCGGCCCTGCGCCGCTACGTCCATTCAATACCAAGCTGCATCCCGGCGGCTGGCGGAACTTCCTCGATTACGCGAATGGCACCATGGGTGACTGGGGAGTGCACTGGCTCGATCAGATCCTCTGGTGGAGCGGGGAGAAGGGGCCGAAAACAGTCTTCTGCACGGGTGGGCGTGACATCGCCGGTGCCCCAGTGCTCAATGAGAAAGAGCAGACCACCGATGCGCCAGATCATCAGGTGGCGACCTTTGAGTTCGAGAACTTCACGGCGGTCTGGGAGCACCGCAAGTTCGCGGGCAATGACAGCGAGAAGCATGGCATCGGTGCCTACTTCTATGGTGAAAAAGGCGTGCTCCACATCGGCTGGCGCGATGGTTGGACCTTTCATCCTGCCAATGCGAAGGACGGCGAGAAGCACGGCAATCATCAGCTCCAGGAGCCAGATGGGCATAACATCGCTCTGCTCTGGGCGGACTTCCTCGAAGCCATCGAGACGGGCCGCAAGCCTGTCGCCGACATCGAGAGTGCGCACCGCTCCTCATGCCTGCCGATGCTGGGCATGCTCAGTTACAAAGCTGGTCGCAGCATCCGGTGGGATGCCGAAAAAGAGCAAATCATCGGCGATGCAGAGGCCGCGAAGCTGCTCCGCCGCGAGTACCGTGGTGAGTGGCAGTATCCCGTGTGA
- a CDS encoding cytochrome C peroxidase: MPPTCFTRTLATATAAFLMLLLPVHAATLRLIMEPQAQDRPLVLNDTRLRSTAGEEWSITRLSMILSGLSLQKADGTWLHRPDAVAWMNAATQRDTWELTALPAGAYTALRFHIGPHAQDDSRPPSAWGPDHPLNPRINGLHWSWQGGFIFLALEGMWKGNDGKSSGYAYHLGRDAFRAQITIPCDLHLQEGTTQQRIVLDVAAILKNIHFARDGSTTHSRAGDPLATKLHDNLRSAFRLLAPEATVATTVPRAATPTSAAVKLDYGSSFPQPKLPADNPLTPARIALGRRLFAEKNFSRDRSLACASCHAAGAALSDPRRFSIGVQGRVGERNAMPLFNLAWKDAFFWDGRAPSLRAQALMPIVDHRELDMSLDAVVARLQDEKSYEQEFATAFGMPGISAERIGLALEAFMLTLTSHDSKFDRAQRGETKLTADEQRGFELFMMEREPRLGTLGADCFHCHGGPLFTDHQFRNNGLPFTDADTGRHRVTGAALDRGTFATPSLRNIALTAPYMHDGRFSTLEQVLDHYSEGVHRTDTLDPNLAKHPDGGLHLTAEDKRCVIAFLRCLTDDRFAKSPQAVFENRTQAPKKAPAK, translated from the coding sequence ATGCCACCGACCTGCTTCACACGCACGCTCGCCACCGCCACAGCAGCATTCCTCATGCTGCTACTGCCCGTGCATGCGGCGACGCTGCGCCTCATCATGGAGCCGCAGGCACAGGATCGACCACTAGTCCTCAATGACACACGGCTACGCAGCACCGCTGGTGAGGAGTGGAGCATCACACGCCTGAGCATGATCCTGAGTGGGCTCTCGCTGCAAAAAGCAGATGGCACCTGGCTGCACCGACCCGATGCCGTGGCGTGGATGAATGCCGCCACGCAGCGTGATACCTGGGAGCTCACCGCATTGCCCGCAGGGGCTTACACAGCGCTGCGCTTCCACATCGGCCCGCATGCACAGGATGACTCACGCCCTCCATCCGCATGGGGGCCAGATCATCCGCTGAATCCACGCATCAATGGCCTGCACTGGAGCTGGCAGGGCGGCTTCATCTTTCTAGCGCTGGAGGGCATGTGGAAAGGCAACGATGGGAAGTCCAGCGGCTACGCCTACCACCTGGGGAGGGATGCTTTCCGCGCACAAATCACTATACCCTGCGATCTACACCTCCAGGAAGGCACCACGCAGCAGCGCATCGTGCTCGATGTGGCAGCGATTCTGAAAAACATCCACTTCGCCCGTGATGGCAGCACCACGCACTCACGAGCGGGCGATCCACTCGCGACGAAGCTGCATGACAATCTGCGCAGTGCCTTCCGCCTGCTAGCGCCAGAGGCCACCGTGGCCACCACGGTGCCCAGAGCAGCCACACCGACCAGCGCAGCCGTAAAACTGGATTACGGCAGCTCCTTTCCTCAGCCCAAACTGCCCGCAGATAATCCGCTCACTCCAGCACGCATCGCTTTGGGCCGCAGACTCTTCGCGGAGAAGAACTTCTCGCGTGATCGCAGCCTCGCCTGCGCCTCCTGCCATGCTGCCGGGGCCGCGCTGAGTGATCCGCGCCGTTTCAGCATCGGTGTACAGGGCCGTGTGGGAGAGCGCAATGCCATGCCGCTCTTCAATCTCGCGTGGAAGGATGCTTTTTTCTGGGATGGCCGCGCCCCGAGCCTGCGTGCGCAGGCGCTGATGCCCATCGTCGATCACCGTGAGCTGGATATGAGCCTAGATGCCGTCGTAGCACGCTTGCAGGATGAAAAAAGCTACGAGCAAGAATTCGCCACCGCCTTTGGCATGCCGGGAATCAGTGCAGAGCGCATCGGGCTCGCGCTGGAGGCCTTCATGCTCACACTCACCTCGCATGACTCCAAGTTCGACCGTGCGCAGCGTGGCGAGACGAAGCTCACCGCCGATGAGCAACGCGGGTTCGAGCTTTTCATGATGGAGCGTGAGCCACGGCTCGGCACACTAGGCGCGGACTGCTTTCACTGCCACGGCGGGCCGCTTTTCACCGATCACCAGTTTCGCAACAACGGCCTCCCTTTCACCGATGCGGATACGGGTCGTCACCGCGTCACGGGTGCAGCGCTGGATCGCGGCACCTTCGCCACGCCCAGCCTGCGCAATATCGCCCTCACCGCGCCCTACATGCATGATGGCCGCTTCTCCACGCTGGAGCAGGTGCTCGATCATTACAGCGAAGGCGTGCACCGCACCGACACGCTCGATCCAAATCTCGCCAAGCATCCAGACGGCGGCCTGCACCTCACGGCGGAGGATAAGCGCTGCGTCATCGCCTTTCTGCGCTGCCTCACCGATGATCGCTTTGCCAAATCACCGCAGGCAGTGTTTGAAAACCGTACACAGGCACCAAAAAAGGCGCCAGCAAAGTAG
- a CDS encoding SDR family oxidoreductase, whose translation MTHFSLQNHAALVTGSSQGIGAAIAQGLEDAGAAVVRHGLQEIPSATGYVRADLSDAAGPDLLIDSAFVLQPDIDTLVLNAGSFFDTPFLDMTAVEWEKTVTLNLRATFFLAQAFAKRRVALGGGGSIVIVSSTNGFQAEADSVAYDTSKGGLVMMTRSLAASLAPHGIRVNGIAPGLIRTPLTGTWMESRADDLLKHYEKKILLGKVGAPPDCAGAVVFLCSPAASYITGEIITIDGGLTTTQIGKL comes from the coding sequence ATGACCCACTTCTCACTCCAAAATCACGCGGCTCTGGTCACAGGTTCCTCGCAGGGCATTGGTGCCGCGATTGCGCAGGGATTAGAGGATGCGGGGGCTGCGGTGGTGCGGCATGGATTGCAGGAGATACCGAGTGCCACGGGGTATGTCCGCGCGGATTTATCCGATGCGGCGGGGCCTGATTTGCTGATTGATTCAGCCTTCGTCCTCCAGCCCGACATCGATACGCTGGTGCTGAATGCTGGCAGCTTCTTTGACACGCCTTTTCTCGATATGACAGCGGTGGAGTGGGAGAAAACGGTCACGCTGAATCTCCGCGCCACCTTCTTTCTCGCTCAAGCCTTTGCGAAAAGACGCGTGGCGTTGGGCGGTGGTGGCAGCATCGTCATTGTCAGCTCTACGAATGGATTTCAGGCAGAGGCCGACAGCGTGGCTTATGACACCAGTAAAGGCGGCCTCGTCATGATGACGCGATCACTCGCGGCCTCGCTCGCACCGCATGGCATCCGCGTGAATGGCATCGCGCCAGGGCTCATCCGCACGCCGCTGACGGGCACCTGGATGGAAAGCCGCGCAGATGATCTGCTGAAGCATTATGAGAAAAAAATCCTGCTAGGTAAAGTCGGTGCGCCACCGGATTGTGCCGGGGCGGTGGTTTTTCTCTGCTCACCAGCGGCTAGCTACATCACCGGTGAAATCATCACTATCGACGGAGGCCTCACCACGACTCAAATCGGCAAATTATGA
- a CDS encoding xylosidase/arabinosidase yields MRHFFLTSLLLLSTHLPASDTLTGSVMCGYQGWFSTPADGSGLGWRHYGFEKPGQCHIDLWPDVSELDADEKVPTPLLFADGSPAHVFSSANAKTTRRHFDWMQQHGIDGVFLQRFGSVLRDPRSRAHADTVLENVQKAAEATGRTFCIMYDLSGMRAGEIDSIVMQDWKRLRREKRVLESPAYQKHAKKPVVAVWGIGFGDDRAYSLDECHALLRLLHDNPEWGGLTVMAGVPWGWRTLDRDAAPDARLHQVLGKADIISPWAVGRYHDEKSASHMITSIHTADAAWCQARGKDYLPVIFPGFSWANLMKMRGKEAKLDQVPRHGGRFLWHQAQQRMQLGSRMLYVAMFDELDEGTAIFKTASTVPVGTVGFVTEPTLPSDHYLWLTGQIGRILRGEMPLPDAMPERKL; encoded by the coding sequence ATGCGCCATTTCTTCCTCACGAGTCTGCTTCTCCTCTCCACACATCTCCCAGCGTCCGATACGCTGACAGGCAGCGTGATGTGCGGTTATCAGGGCTGGTTCTCCACGCCAGCGGATGGCTCAGGGCTCGGCTGGCGGCATTACGGTTTTGAAAAGCCCGGTCAGTGCCACATCGACCTCTGGCCGGATGTGAGCGAGCTCGATGCAGATGAAAAAGTGCCCACACCGCTCCTTTTCGCCGATGGCAGTCCCGCGCACGTTTTTAGCTCCGCCAATGCCAAGACCACGCGGCGGCATTTTGACTGGATGCAGCAGCACGGCATCGACGGCGTGTTTTTGCAGCGATTTGGCTCCGTACTGCGTGATCCACGCTCACGGGCACATGCCGACACGGTGCTGGAAAACGTGCAAAAAGCCGCAGAGGCCACTGGGAGGACTTTTTGCATCATGTATGACCTCAGTGGCATGCGGGCAGGCGAGATCGACTCCATCGTCATGCAGGACTGGAAGCGGCTGCGCCGCGAAAAACGCGTCCTAGAGAGTCCTGCGTATCAAAAACATGCCAAAAAGCCCGTGGTGGCCGTGTGGGGCATCGGATTCGGCGATGACCGCGCCTACTCACTCGATGAATGCCACGCCTTGCTGCGCTTACTCCATGACAATCCCGAGTGGGGCGGCCTCACCGTCATGGCTGGCGTGCCCTGGGGCTGGCGCACACTCGACCGCGATGCCGCACCCGATGCACGGCTCCATCAAGTACTGGGCAAGGCCGACATCATCAGTCCATGGGCCGTCGGTCGCTATCACGATGAAAAATCCGCCTCGCACATGATCACCAGCATCCACACCGCCGATGCCGCATGGTGCCAGGCCCGTGGAAAGGACTACCTGCCCGTGATCTTCCCAGGCTTCAGTTGGGCCAATCTGATGAAGATGCGCGGCAAAGAGGCCAAGCTCGATCAAGTGCCTCGCCACGGAGGCCGCTTCCTCTGGCATCAGGCCCAGCAGCGTATGCAGTTAGGCTCACGCATGCTCTACGTGGCCATGTTTGATGAGTTGGACGAAGGCACCGCGATCTTCAAAACCGCCTCCACAGTGCCCGTCGGCACCGTCGGCTTCGTCACAGAGCCCACACTGCCATCGGATCACTACCTCTGGCTAACCGGGCAGATCGGCCGCATCCTGCGCGGTGAAATGCCGCTGCCAGATGCCATGCCCGAGCGGAAACTGTGA
- a CDS encoding aldolase, giving the protein MRRSKILAKIRSGQVARVCSLGNPIMFYPAVAAHFGFDGIWLDAEHRTWEPREADAMLAQHHAADIDCLYRPPTKEKNALYRLLEDGASGLMIPHVSTPEEARALVQAVKFPPMGDRGFCGGGRDADYWIGKPADYTEQANRETFLMVQIETPQALENVEAIAAVPGVDLLFLGPGDISLRLGCTPAVSDPVMIEVQKNLNAACVKHGKAWGRPVGTLADVRALIALGARLVAYGSEFGAVHSHLAACAKDFDTALSESSDIAAIPAGKTY; this is encoded by the coding sequence ATGCGCCGTTCTAAAATCCTCGCCAAAATCCGCTCTGGGCAAGTCGCCCGTGTTTGTAGCTTGGGAAATCCGATTATGTTTTACCCGGCGGTGGCGGCGCACTTTGGCTTTGATGGTATCTGGCTGGATGCGGAGCACCGCACCTGGGAACCGCGTGAGGCAGATGCCATGCTGGCGCAGCACCATGCGGCGGACATCGACTGCCTGTATCGTCCACCGACGAAAGAGAAAAATGCGCTCTACCGCCTGCTGGAGGATGGTGCGTCTGGATTGATGATCCCGCATGTCAGCACACCGGAGGAAGCGCGGGCGCTGGTGCAGGCAGTGAAGTTTCCGCCGATGGGCGACCGTGGTTTCTGCGGTGGTGGGCGTGATGCGGACTACTGGATCGGGAAGCCTGCGGATTACACAGAGCAGGCGAATCGAGAGACGTTTCTCATGGTGCAAATCGAGACTCCGCAGGCGCTAGAAAACGTGGAAGCCATCGCGGCGGTGCCGGGAGTGGATCTGTTATTTCTGGGACCGGGTGACATCTCGCTGCGGCTGGGCTGCACACCTGCGGTGAGTGATCCGGTGATGATCGAGGTGCAGAAGAATCTGAACGCCGCGTGTGTGAAGCATGGCAAGGCCTGGGGGCGCCCTGTGGGCACGCTGGCAGATGTGCGTGCGCTGATCGCTCTGGGGGCACGCCTCGTGGCGTATGGGAGTGAATTCGGTGCGGTCCACTCTCACCTGGCGGCGTGTGCGAAAGACTTCGATACCGCTTTGTCGGAAAGCAGTGACATCGCCGCGATCCCGGCGGGGAAGACGTATTGA
- a CDS encoding SDR family oxidoreductase, giving the protein MSETPFSLPNRDIWVIGGAGYLGQEVVKILTQLGATVLCADLPGKAQNAPNVTAADLDAADTVALEKFIADQIAARGVPHGLVVMTYASTAKKFDELTAAEFDHANHGNLTATFTFARAIGNAMAERGSGSLVLFSSMYGSVSPDPHIYQAPMNPNPVEYGVGKAGIQQLTRYLAVHYGKSGVRCNAISPGPFPNPTIQVQQPAFIERLSKKVPLGRVGQSPEIAGAVAFLLSDASTFITGQNLAVDGGWTVW; this is encoded by the coding sequence ATGAGCGAAACGCCCTTTTCACTGCCAAATCGCGACATCTGGGTCATCGGCGGCGCAGGCTATCTGGGCCAGGAAGTGGTCAAAATACTCACACAGCTCGGCGCGACCGTTTTGTGCGCAGATCTGCCCGGAAAGGCTCAAAATGCTCCGAACGTGACCGCTGCTGATCTTGATGCGGCGGACACTGTAGCGCTCGAAAAGTTCATCGCGGATCAAATCGCTGCTCGTGGCGTGCCGCATGGCCTGGTGGTGATGACGTATGCCTCCACGGCGAAGAAATTTGATGAACTCACCGCTGCCGAGTTCGATCACGCGAACCACGGCAACCTCACCGCCACCTTCACGTTCGCCCGCGCCATCGGCAATGCCATGGCGGAGCGCGGTAGCGGCAGCCTGGTGCTCTTTTCCAGCATGTATGGCAGCGTCTCGCCTGATCCGCATATTTACCAGGCCCCGATGAACCCCAATCCTGTCGAATACGGCGTCGGCAAAGCGGGCATCCAGCAGCTCACGCGCTACCTTGCCGTTCATTACGGTAAAAGCGGCGTGCGCTGCAATGCCATTAGCCCTGGCCCTTTCCCCAATCCGACGATTCAGGTTCAACAGCCCGCCTTCATCGAAAGGCTCTCGAAAAAGGTGCCTCTGGGCCGTGTCGGTCAGTCGCCCGAAATCGCTGGAGCTGTCGCTTTTCTCCTCAGCGATGCTTCCACCTTCATCACGGGTCAAAATCTCGCCGTCGATGGTGGATGGACGGTGTGGTGA
- a CDS encoding HNH endonuclease: MSQSLQVATFHVEHILPRILGGVSEEQNLAVACGRNLHKSDRTHALDPETGLLMELYHPRKDNWGQHFAWQGTTIIGLTSVGRATISALDLNHPRRQRVRTAEALFGLFPPFS, translated from the coding sequence ATGTCGCAGTCACTCCAGGTCGCCACGTTTCATGTGGAGCACATTCTACCACGTATTCTGGGTGGGGTGTCGGAGGAGCAAAACCTCGCTGTCGCATGTGGACGCAATTTGCACAAATCGGATCGAACTCATGCGCTGGACCCGGAAACCGGTCTGCTAATGGAGCTGTATCACCCACGAAAGGATAATTGGGGACAGCACTTTGCCTGGCAGGGCACGACGATCATCGGGCTAACTTCTGTCGGGCGAGCTACTATTTCTGCTCTCGATCTCAATCACCCTCGTCGCCAGCGTGTGCGCACTGCTGAAGCACTCTTTGGTCTCTTCCCACCCTTCTCATGA
- a CDS encoding RidA family protein — translation MNHPLVSYPCNPDTPTSHLPFSPCVVVGDLIFVSGQASVDAKGGIISDSFEGEFRRSVENLRKVLESAGSDLAHVVQTRNYVRDAEDVALYNQLYREYFPDPKPARTTITNCLPSSLRYEIEAVAVRRLT, via the coding sequence ATGAACCATCCACTCGTCTCCTATCCCTGCAATCCCGACACGCCGACCTCGCATCTGCCCTTCAGCCCCTGCGTCGTCGTGGGTGATCTCATCTTCGTCTCTGGCCAAGCCAGTGTGGATGCCAAAGGAGGGATCATCAGCGATAGCTTTGAGGGCGAATTCCGCCGCAGTGTGGAAAATCTCCGCAAGGTGCTGGAATCCGCCGGTAGCGATCTGGCCCATGTCGTGCAGACGCGGAATTACGTCCGCGATGCCGAAGACGTAGCTCTCTACAACCAACTCTACCGCGAGTACTTCCCTGATCCAAAACCCGCCCGCACCACCATCACCAACTGCCTGCCCTCCAGCCTCCGCTATGAGATCGAGGCGGTGGCGGTGAGGCGGCTGACGTGA
- a CDS encoding Lrp/AsnC family transcriptional regulator, with translation MSAIPTEHNDPLNAQILAVSEDRVKGFHQHPFQFIAQESGVAFDTVVERIRAMLAAGVIRRVRQTLLANKLAEGALVAWKLPADKLEPAFDFLFKQDPFSGHVVLRSTDREVSGSDFRLWTTLKVPQDRAINEHCDVLKRLIGAEDYYTMQAHGIFALGVGHVRRKTMEPGEKADEPAKMMTTNIAELDEEEWNVLLHLKGDLQSDEIGPEPWKGRAEAAGVSLEKFCEVAKRLDEKGVIGRFSTFLEHVKPSATGQRVTRFNALFHWKVPKGMEERAGGEVGRHPIMTHCYWREGGDRFANVNIMGVIHGSDKETVLTHKAAIDKHLADVGIPLEYTNVFWGGRSEIKPSEISPVVFREFHAKWADVAGPVI, from the coding sequence ATGTCTGCCATCCCTACCGAGCATAACGACCCCCTGAATGCCCAAATCCTCGCTGTCAGTGAAGATCGCGTGAAGGGCTTTCACCAGCATCCATTTCAGTTCATCGCCCAGGAGAGCGGCGTGGCTTTTGACACGGTGGTGGAGCGTATCCGTGCGATGCTCGCCGCAGGTGTGATCCGCCGTGTGCGGCAGACCCTGCTGGCGAATAAGCTCGCAGAAGGAGCGCTCGTCGCCTGGAAGCTGCCCGCAGATAAACTGGAGCCCGCTTTTGATTTCCTCTTCAAGCAAGACCCCTTCAGTGGCCATGTGGTGCTGCGCAGCACCGACCGCGAGGTCAGTGGCAGTGATTTCCGACTCTGGACGACTCTGAAGGTGCCACAAGACCGCGCCATCAATGAGCATTGTGATGTGCTGAAGCGCCTCATCGGTGCAGAGGACTACTACACGATGCAGGCGCATGGCATCTTCGCCCTGGGCGTGGGCCATGTACGGCGCAAGACGATGGAGCCCGGCGAAAAAGCCGATGAACCGGCCAAAATGATGACCACCAACATCGCCGAGCTGGATGAAGAAGAGTGGAATGTGCTGCTCCATCTCAAAGGCGACCTCCAGTCCGACGAGATCGGCCCAGAGCCATGGAAAGGCCGCGCGGAGGCTGCTGGCGTGAGTTTGGAGAAATTCTGCGAAGTGGCGAAGCGCCTCGATGAGAAAGGCGTGATCGGCCGCTTCTCCACCTTCCTCGAACATGTGAAGCCCAGCGCCACTGGCCAGCGTGTGACGCGCTTCAATGCGCTGTTTCACTGGAAAGTGCCGAAGGGCATGGAGGAGCGTGCTGGTGGTGAAGTGGGACGCCACCCGATCATGACGCACTGCTACTGGCGTGAAGGCGGAGACCGTTTTGCCAATGTGAACATCATGGGCGTCATCCACGGCAGTGACAAGGAGACCGTGCTCACGCACAAGGCCGCCATCGACAAGCATCTCGCCGATGTGGGCATCCCACTCGAGTACACGAATGTGTTCTGGGGCGGACGCAGCGAGATCAAGCCCAGCGAGATCAGCCCCGTCGTCTTCCGTGAGTTCCACGCGAAGTGGGCCGACGTCGCAGGCCCCGTGATTTAA